From a region of the Paenibacillus lutimineralis genome:
- a CDS encoding glycosyl hydrolase family 18 protein yields the protein MVFTAVPLTALGAAPWEPNTTYKTGDIVTYGTDTYQCVQGHTSLVGWEPPNVPALWSKQSSPADTQPPTAPTNVIASNVTSSTVTLTWTASTDNVGVTGYDVYNGSTIAGSSATTSYTVTGLSASTAYTFTVTAKDAAGNVSAASAPVNVTTGAPVVDTEPPTAPNNLTAPTVTTSSVSLSWTASTDNIGVTGYDIYNGTTLAGSSNTTSYTVTGLTANTSYTFIVKAKDAAGNVSPASNALTVTTLSQNSTQYEIIGYFPSWAAYDTPSFTPANIDPTKVTVINYAFLDICWNGKHGNPSKSTDNPNPNTWTCQNGDGTASNAPNGSIVLGDPFTDGTADGGYNQLVTIRQLKNTNPNLKLFASVGGWTWSNQFSNTANDPVTRSNFATSAVNFLRQYQFDGIDIDWEYPNSIGVPCASGQTCQRTADKANYVLLLQTLRQALDTAGQQDGKHYYITIASSANSSFLADAGGTNNWLSNAVQYLDWINIMTYDYYGPWDATSGIVSPLYNDPANTNGNSQFNINSTVTNYLNKSIPANKLTVGEPFYGYGWKGCNAGPNNNGLYQSCNGEATGGSDGSTYDFAFMQNTGLLSADSSGKYTVAGQGYTRYWNSVTQTPFLYNPSTKIFITYDDEQSIHLKNEFIKTKGLRGAMFWELNADRNRTLQSVVSNDLPH from the coding sequence ATGGTATTCACAGCCGTACCATTAACCGCCCTGGGTGCGGCACCTTGGGAACCTAATACTACTTATAAAACAGGCGATATTGTCACCTATGGAACAGATACTTACCAATGTGTACAAGGACATACCTCTCTCGTTGGATGGGAACCGCCGAATGTTCCGGCGCTTTGGAGCAAACAATCATCTCCTGCGGATACGCAGCCACCAACGGCGCCTACTAATGTAATAGCGAGCAACGTGACAAGTAGTACCGTTACATTAACTTGGACGGCTTCAACGGATAATGTGGGTGTTACGGGGTATGATGTGTACAACGGTTCTACGATCGCCGGTTCTTCGGCAACGACTTCCTATACAGTTACGGGATTAAGCGCTAGTACAGCCTACACGTTCACTGTCACAGCAAAAGATGCTGCCGGCAACGTATCAGCAGCCAGCGCACCAGTCAACGTCACGACAGGAGCGCCTGTTGTAGACACAGAGCCGCCAACAGCACCTAATAACCTAACAGCACCTACAGTAACTACAAGCTCGGTATCCCTAAGCTGGACCGCCTCGACAGACAACATCGGCGTCACGGGCTACGATATTTATAATGGCACGACGCTGGCTGGCTCTTCGAATACAACTTCCTACACGGTAACAGGCTTAACTGCGAACACCTCTTACACTTTTATAGTGAAAGCAAAGGATGCAGCAGGTAATGTTTCCCCCGCTAGTAATGCGCTCACCGTTACAACCCTTTCTCAAAACTCAACCCAATATGAGATCATTGGTTACTTCCCAAGTTGGGCTGCTTACGATACGCCGTCCTTTACCCCTGCCAATATTGACCCCACAAAAGTAACTGTTATCAACTATGCCTTCCTGGATATTTGTTGGAACGGCAAACATGGCAATCCTTCCAAGAGTACGGATAACCCCAATCCCAACACATGGACCTGTCAAAACGGCGATGGCACAGCCAGTAATGCACCGAACGGTTCTATCGTGCTTGGAGATCCATTCACCGACGGGACAGCCGATGGCGGTTACAACCAATTAGTTACGATAAGACAGCTTAAAAATACAAATCCAAATCTTAAATTGTTCGCCTCTGTCGGCGGCTGGACTTGGTCCAACCAATTCTCCAACACGGCGAATGACCCGGTAACAAGAAGCAACTTCGCCACTTCCGCTGTCAACTTCTTGCGTCAATATCAATTCGACGGGATCGATATCGACTGGGAATATCCGAACAGCATTGGCGTACCTTGCGCATCAGGTCAAACATGCCAACGTACAGCCGACAAAGCGAACTACGTCCTGCTTCTGCAGACACTTCGTCAAGCCCTTGATACAGCCGGACAACAAGATGGCAAGCATTACTATATTACAATCGCTTCCAGCGCGAACTCCAGCTTCCTTGCCGATGCAGGCGGTACGAACAACTGGTTGTCCAACGCTGTGCAGTATCTAGACTGGATCAATATCATGACATACGACTACTATGGTCCATGGGACGCTACAAGCGGTATCGTATCGCCATTGTACAATGACCCGGCCAACACGAATGGCAACAGTCAATTCAACATTAATTCCACGGTAACTAACTATTTGAACAAGAGCATCCCTGCCAATAAACTAACCGTAGGCGAACCGTTCTATGGCTACGGCTGGAAGGGATGTAATGCGGGTCCCAATAACAACGGGTTGTATCAAAGCTGTAACGGTGAAGCCACAGGTGGTTCCGACGGCTCGACATATGACTTCGCCTTTATGCAAAATACGGGCCTGCTATCCGCTGATTCTAGTGGTAAATATACCGTGGCTGGCCAAGGTTATACCCGCTATTGGAACAGTGTGACACAGACTCCATTCCTCTACAATCCTTCTACGAAAATCTTCATTACGTATGATGACGAGCAATCCATCCATTTGAAAAATGAGTTTATCAAAACCAAAGGATTGCGCGGCGCGATGTTCTGGGAATTAAACGCAGACAGAAACCGCACTTTACAGTCCGTCGTCTCCAATGACTTACCGCATTAA
- a CDS encoding F390 synthetase-related protein, whose amino-acid sequence MTNKLRVLQWYMRTKYFRRFRDERALMEWQERQLKRHLRFVSDHSLFYSYYLQLPSTNGYSAKELLASLTPIDKRVMMDHFDTLNTVGIQKEEAFMMALSSEETRDFSPRIGTMTIGMSSGTSGNRGLFLVSDDEQSQWAGIILAKLLPHGLLAKERIAFFLRANSNLYESVQSGTIKFHFYDLLHSLQQHVDNLQQLQPTILVAPPSMLRMLAVQQADSKLTIAPRKVISVAEVLDPLDEEFIGRQFGQTVHQVYQCTEGLLGATCEHGTLHLNEDLLYVKREYVTADRKKFMPIVTDLFRSSQPIINYRLNDILTLREDPCPCGSPLTAISQIEGRSDDIFEFLSSSGEEKVSIFPDFIRQSIYSGSDRIDEYKVLQHPSRDLEVQIQVQGDAPIQEDTITASLTRTIRSHGGVVPNINFTPYEPHQGLKKLKRIERL is encoded by the coding sequence ATGACCAACAAACTGCGTGTACTGCAATGGTATATGAGGACGAAGTATTTTCGTCGCTTTCGCGACGAGCGGGCATTAATGGAATGGCAAGAGCGTCAGTTGAAAAGGCATTTGCGCTTTGTCAGCGACCATTCTCTTTTTTACTCATACTACTTGCAACTGCCTTCTACAAATGGCTATTCCGCTAAAGAATTGCTTGCATCTCTGACGCCGATTGATAAAAGAGTGATGATGGATCACTTTGATACATTGAATACGGTCGGGATTCAGAAGGAGGAAGCGTTCATGATGGCGCTGTCGAGTGAAGAGACGCGGGACTTTTCGCCGCGAATAGGGACTATGACGATAGGGATGTCCTCTGGAACTTCAGGGAATCGCGGGCTCTTCCTCGTGTCCGATGACGAGCAGAGCCAATGGGCGGGAATTATTCTAGCCAAGTTACTGCCACACGGGTTGTTGGCAAAAGAGCGAATCGCTTTCTTTTTACGGGCTAATAGCAATTTATATGAATCTGTTCAGTCCGGAACGATTAAGTTTCACTTTTATGACTTGCTCCATTCCTTGCAGCAGCATGTAGATAACCTGCAGCAGTTGCAGCCGACCATCCTCGTTGCACCGCCCTCGATGTTAAGAATGCTGGCTGTGCAGCAGGCGGACTCCAAGCTGACGATCGCTCCTCGTAAGGTCATTAGTGTTGCTGAAGTGCTGGATCCGCTAGATGAGGAGTTTATCGGGCGACAGTTTGGACAGACTGTCCACCAGGTCTATCAATGTACCGAAGGGCTTCTGGGAGCGACATGCGAGCATGGAACATTGCATTTGAACGAGGACTTGCTCTATGTCAAGAGGGAGTATGTGACAGCAGACAGGAAGAAGTTTATGCCGATCGTAACGGATCTGTTCCGTTCTTCTCAACCGATTATTAATTATCGGCTTAATGATATTTTGACGCTCCGGGAAGATCCATGTCCTTGCGGATCACCACTAACGGCCATCTCCCAAATTGAAGGACGTAGTGATGATATATTTGAGTTTCTGTCATCTAGTGGCGAGGAAAAGGTATCTATTTTCCCAGACTTTATTCGGCAGAGCATTTACTCGGGCTCGGACAGGATTGACGAATACAAGGTGCTTCAGCACCCGTCCCGTGATTTAGAAGTGCAAATACAGGTGCAAGGGGACGCTCCAATTCAAGAGGATACTATTACTGCATCATTAACAAGAACAATTCGTTCCCATGGCGGCGTCGTTCCAAATATTAATTTTACGCCATATGAGCCGCATCAGGGGTTAAAAAAGCTAAAGAGAATCGAGCGCCTATAA
- a CDS encoding beta-ketoacyl-ACP synthase III: protein MRKVKIMGTGKYIPEHKVDSAELDQMLQLPRGWAEKKSGVKTRYYAKGEHASSMGAKAALQALSDASLELDEIDAIVCASGTMEQPIPCTASLIHQKLAPSRPIPAFDINSTCLSFVTAFDIVSQMIAGGSYEKVLIVSADIASVGINPKQKESYILFGDAAAACVLARAEAEDTCGILGSYMETYSEGAQLTEIRGGGTKNHPNSHPVKEDYLFSMDGQGVFRLSSKHILGFLDKLYANTPMTIQDMDAVIPHQASGMALRIMQKKIGVKQERFIQIIENYGNTIASSIPLTLHEAIQSDRLLRGQKALLLGTSAGLSIGGIVFEY from the coding sequence ATGCGCAAAGTAAAAATCATGGGTACAGGTAAGTATATCCCTGAGCATAAAGTAGATTCGGCAGAACTGGATCAGATGCTGCAGTTGCCGAGGGGATGGGCGGAGAAAAAGTCGGGTGTCAAAACACGCTATTACGCAAAGGGAGAACATGCTTCATCTATGGGAGCGAAGGCAGCACTGCAAGCTCTGAGCGATGCTTCATTGGAGCTGGATGAGATCGATGCGATTGTCTGCGCAAGCGGTACGATGGAGCAGCCGATACCATGTACAGCGTCCCTGATCCATCAAAAACTAGCACCATCTAGGCCGATCCCGGCATTTGATATTAATTCGACCTGTCTAAGCTTTGTTACGGCTTTTGATATTGTGTCTCAAATGATTGCGGGCGGCTCCTATGAGAAGGTGTTAATTGTCTCTGCGGATATTGCCTCTGTCGGAATTAATCCGAAGCAGAAGGAGAGCTATATATTGTTCGGCGATGCAGCCGCGGCTTGTGTGTTGGCACGTGCAGAAGCAGAGGACACTTGTGGCATTTTAGGATCCTATATGGAGACATATAGTGAAGGAGCGCAATTAACAGAAATACGCGGTGGTGGAACTAAAAATCATCCGAACTCCCATCCGGTCAAAGAGGACTATTTATTTTCCATGGATGGGCAGGGCGTGTTCAGGCTGAGCTCCAAGCATATTTTAGGATTTTTAGACAAGCTCTATGCGAATACACCTATGACTATACAGGATATGGATGCTGTGATTCCGCATCAAGCGAGCGGGATGGCTCTGCGCATCATGCAGAAGAAAATCGGCGTGAAACAGGAACGTTTTATCCAAATCATCGAAAACTACGGAAATACCATCGCGTCTTCCATTCCGCTTACCTTGCATGAAGCCATTCAGAGCGACCGCTTGCTAAGAGGGCAGAAGGCTTTATTGTTGGGTACCTCTGCCGGGTTATCCATTGGGGGAATTGTGTTTGAATATTAA
- a CDS encoding SDR family NAD(P)-dependent oxidoreductase: protein MKYALVTGTSSGFGMYTALELAHQGFHVLATMRDVNNRTQIEALAQELSVLGRLTVLQLDVTKQEDLDLVAAYLEQHSIQIQVLVNNAGYCQGGFFQDLTEEEWQSQFQTNFFGAVRTTKTLLPFIPRDGSGKMIAISSVSGFFGFPGMSAYASSKFALEGWGESLRLELLNEGIWVSLVQPAAYQTKIWERGLEKVAEQQIENAFQENLVKEAMKSRDNGADPREVARLVAKIAQKERPKFRYPVGKGAKALAIGKRWLAWSWIEGYVYRFLKGRVAK, encoded by the coding sequence ATGAAATATGCACTTGTGACTGGGACGAGCAGTGGCTTTGGGATGTACACGGCATTGGAGCTGGCCCATCAAGGATTTCATGTTCTGGCCACGATGCGGGATGTTAACAATCGCACCCAGATCGAAGCGCTTGCCCAAGAGCTATCGGTTCTGGGGAGACTTACCGTATTGCAGCTTGATGTGACAAAGCAGGAGGATTTAGACTTGGTGGCTGCATATCTTGAACAGCATTCCATACAGATTCAAGTGTTAGTGAATAATGCGGGGTACTGCCAAGGCGGTTTCTTTCAGGATCTAACGGAGGAGGAGTGGCAAAGCCAGTTCCAGACGAACTTTTTTGGCGCCGTGCGGACGACGAAGACTTTGCTGCCATTCATACCGAGAGATGGAAGCGGCAAAATGATTGCAATCAGCAGTGTGAGCGGATTTTTTGGTTTTCCAGGGATGTCTGCATATGCGTCTTCGAAATTTGCACTGGAGGGCTGGGGTGAAAGTCTGCGGCTGGAGCTGCTAAATGAGGGGATATGGGTGTCACTCGTTCAGCCAGCTGCCTATCAGACGAAGATTTGGGAGCGAGGACTGGAGAAAGTCGCAGAGCAGCAGATCGAGAATGCCTTTCAGGAAAATTTAGTTAAAGAAGCGATGAAATCTAGAGATAACGGGGCTGATCCCCGGGAAGTTGCCAGATTAGTGGCGAAAATAGCCCAAAAGGAGAGACCGAAATTTCGCTATCCCGTCGGCAAGGGAGCAAAGGCTCTAGCTATCGGAAAACGGTGGCTGGCCTGGAGCTGGATTGAAGGATATGTCTATCGCTTCTTAAAAGGGAGGGTAGCCAAATGA
- a CDS encoding LysR family transcriptional regulator: MELRQLKTFHTLASTLSFTRAAEVQNYVPSTVTMQMKSLEEELGVKLVDRLGKNVILTDAGRNFLRYVDNILGELEEAQHAVKQSGELTGTVVISADETLCTYRLPVVLRQFRLRYPGIRLMFRPLANPNLKQSLREGGADIIFMLDENKGETGFCGEKMLDELFYVLAAPDHPLAARTTLSIEDFNGETFLLTEKGCSYRTFFERSLSQKGMGGITELEFNSAEAIKQCAIIGMGIAILPEMAVTAEVNRGELVRLPWDLSATSFATQMFWHEEKWISPAIEAFLNLTRDTFLKNNTSL, from the coding sequence TTGGAATTGCGCCAACTAAAAACCTTTCATACGCTTGCCTCCACACTCAGCTTTACCCGTGCTGCAGAAGTGCAGAACTATGTCCCCTCAACGGTTACGATGCAGATGAAATCCTTGGAGGAAGAACTGGGTGTCAAGCTGGTGGACAGATTAGGTAAAAATGTGATCCTGACCGATGCGGGGAGAAATTTTCTACGCTATGTAGACAACATACTCGGTGAACTTGAAGAAGCGCAGCATGCCGTCAAGCAATCTGGCGAGTTAACGGGTACGGTGGTTATAAGCGCGGATGAAACGCTGTGCACGTATCGGCTGCCGGTGGTACTGCGCCAGTTCCGCTTGCGCTATCCGGGGATTCGGTTGATGTTTCGACCGCTGGCTAATCCGAACCTCAAACAGAGCTTGCGGGAAGGGGGAGCGGACATTATCTTTATGCTGGATGAGAACAAGGGCGAAACAGGATTCTGTGGAGAAAAAATGCTAGACGAGCTTTTTTATGTATTGGCAGCGCCCGATCATCCCTTGGCTGCACGTACAACATTGTCCATTGAAGATTTTAATGGCGAGACCTTTTTGTTGACGGAGAAGGGATGTTCCTATCGCACGTTTTTCGAGCGAAGTCTTTCACAGAAGGGTATGGGGGGAATTACCGAATTGGAATTTAACAGCGCTGAGGCGATTAAACAATGTGCGATAATAGGAATGGGTATCGCCATATTGCCTGAGATGGCCGTGACGGCAGAAGTGAATCGAGGAGAACTGGTTCGGTTACCGTGGGATTTGAGCGCGACATCGTTTGCAACCCAAATGTTTTGGCATGAGGAGAAGTGGATCTCGCCTGCGATCGAAGCCTTTTTGAACTTGACCCGAGATACATTTTTGAAAAATAACACCTCACTTTGA
- a CDS encoding alpha/beta fold hydrolase: MRDYEIYELGDVLLQSGDTLPHAVLAYKTYGTLNAEKNNVILYPTWFAGQHTDNEWLIGPGKALDPEKYFIIIPNMLGNGLSSSPSNTPPPYHQSNFPLVSIYDNVRLQHQLVTQKFGITKIALVVGWSLGAVQTFQWGASYPDMVERIAPFGGTAMTRPHAKVVFEGMIAALQADSAWKNGLYTQQPKVGLAAMGRVYAAWGFSQAYYLEQLYQQEGYDTLEEYLIDYWDQVFLTFDANDLITMLRTGITGDISANPAHNGDFELALSRIKARALVMPGSTDLFFPPQDNKYETQFMPNALFLPIESKWGHCAGIGQHEPDSIFIDNSLKKFLLE, from the coding sequence ATGAGAGATTATGAAATTTATGAATTGGGAGACGTGCTGCTGCAATCCGGCGATACCCTGCCACATGCCGTTCTCGCCTATAAAACCTACGGAACGCTAAATGCAGAAAAAAATAATGTTATCCTTTATCCTACCTGGTTTGCAGGCCAGCATACTGATAATGAATGGTTAATTGGACCTGGCAAGGCATTGGACCCGGAAAAGTATTTTATCATCATCCCCAACATGCTAGGCAATGGATTATCCTCCTCGCCAAGCAATACACCACCGCCTTACCATCAATCTAATTTCCCGCTGGTTTCGATTTATGATAATGTGCGGCTGCAGCATCAACTGGTTACCCAGAAGTTTGGTATTACGAAAATCGCCCTCGTCGTAGGATGGTCGCTCGGAGCTGTGCAGACATTTCAGTGGGGGGCAAGTTATCCGGACATGGTCGAACGAATCGCTCCATTTGGAGGAACGGCCATGACCCGACCGCATGCAAAGGTTGTATTTGAAGGAATGATTGCAGCACTTCAGGCTGATTCTGCCTGGAAGAATGGCCTTTACACGCAGCAGCCTAAAGTGGGTTTGGCAGCCATGGGACGAGTCTATGCGGCTTGGGGCTTCTCCCAGGCTTATTATCTAGAGCAACTCTATCAGCAAGAGGGCTACGATACACTGGAGGAATATCTTATAGATTACTGGGATCAAGTATTTTTGACCTTTGATGCCAATGACCTGATCACGATGCTGCGCACTGGAATTACCGGTGACATTAGCGCAAATCCAGCGCATAACGGTGATTTTGAACTAGCACTAAGCAGAATAAAAGCACGAGCACTGGTCATGCCGGGAAGTACAGACCTTTTCTTTCCTCCCCAAGATAACAAATATGAGACGCAGTTTATGCCCAATGCACTCTTCCTCCCAATTGAATCGAAGTGGGGACATTGCGCAGGTATCGGACAGCATGAACCAGATTCCATATTTATAGATAATAGCCTGAAAAAGTTCTTACTTGAATGA
- a CDS encoding NAD-dependent epimerase/dehydratase family protein: MNILVTGATGFLGKAACRRLIKMGHTVTGLGRNRAIGMELEKEGIRFFQADLEDRKRVIEACSGQQLIVHSGALSSPWGPYDSFYQANVLGTEHMIEGALRANVQRFVHISTPSLYFHNEDRVNVREDEALPQKFMNHYTETKCIAEQRIDDAFVRGLPVITLRPRALFGPEDNAIIPRLIEVNRRKFVPFMNPDVQIDLTYVDNVVDAICLSLTSEQRTLGQKYNITNGEPISLVKVLQLLFERIGEPLRLKKMNEKLLFRVAHFLEWYSRTFQQGQEPTLTRYTVTVLARTQTLNIEKARQELGYEPKISIEEGIELFAQWWKGQTDVRET; the protein is encoded by the coding sequence ATGAACATATTGGTAACAGGGGCCACGGGCTTTCTAGGCAAAGCAGCCTGCAGGCGTCTTATAAAGATGGGGCATACAGTAACTGGTCTGGGACGCAATCGGGCGATTGGAATGGAACTGGAAAAGGAAGGCATTCGCTTCTTTCAGGCCGACCTGGAGGATCGCAAGCGAGTTATAGAAGCCTGCAGTGGTCAGCAGCTTATTGTGCACAGCGGTGCGCTTTCTTCACCGTGGGGGCCCTATGATTCATTCTATCAGGCGAATGTGCTTGGCACAGAGCATATGATTGAAGGGGCATTACGCGCTAACGTACAGCGGTTCGTACATATATCGACCCCAAGCCTGTACTTTCATAACGAAGACCGGGTCAATGTGCGGGAAGACGAGGCGCTGCCGCAGAAGTTTATGAATCATTATACGGAAACTAAATGTATAGCGGAGCAGCGTATTGATGATGCCTTTGTGCGAGGGCTCCCCGTCATTACCCTAAGGCCAAGAGCTTTGTTCGGACCTGAAGACAATGCTATTATTCCACGCTTGATCGAAGTGAATAGACGTAAGTTTGTTCCGTTCATGAATCCTGATGTCCAGATTGATCTAACGTATGTTGATAACGTGGTCGATGCGATCTGCTTAAGTTTAACCTCAGAGCAGCGGACACTCGGCCAAAAATACAACATCACCAATGGCGAGCCAATTTCGCTAGTAAAGGTATTGCAATTATTATTCGAACGTATCGGAGAACCGCTGCGGCTAAAAAAAATGAACGAAAAATTGCTTTTTCGAGTTGCTCATTTTCTAGAATGGTATTCCCGGACTTTTCAACAAGGCCAGGAGCCCACTCTAACCAGATATACAGTGACGGTATTAGCCAGGACGCAGACACTGAATATTGAGAAAGCGCGTCAGGAGCTCGGCTATGAGCCGAAGATATCAATCGAAGAGGGAATTGAGTTATTTGCCCAATGGTGGAAAGGACAAACAGATGTACGTGAAACTTAA
- a CDS encoding ATP-grasp domain-containing protein: MNINRVLLTGGRAPATLELARLFSQQGYYVHVADSFPYALCRVSKAIEAFHDVPAAKQRPQAFIDELVKIVVAEQIDLLIPTCEEIFTIAQFQDSFPASCTLLAERADRLLRVHHKFEFIEWAKRLGLLVPETYYIDSEEQWYNQLDDLPANEKYIAKPVYTRSSSELIYLPMDREKPINYKKGWVIQPLLQGDQYCTYSFARNGEVIAHTTYKSEFRVGAGATISFQHERQEEIEQWVREFVRKTNWTGQIAFDFICHSDGRCYPIECNPRLTSGIHLFRHTALVEKFVTGSGGILIPTSNRRVSLIGAMCIFAGQQVKQHGLRKYIQALRDSEDAVFHRQDWCPFMYQLNASYQFAKIAKRQRISVLEATTADIVWDGERQ; this comes from the coding sequence TTGAATATTAATAGAGTCTTGTTAACAGGCGGACGCGCTCCGGCAACATTGGAGCTTGCACGGCTGTTTTCCCAACAAGGTTATTATGTGCATGTGGCAGATAGCTTTCCATATGCACTATGCAGAGTGAGCAAGGCGATTGAAGCCTTTCATGATGTTCCTGCCGCGAAGCAGCGGCCTCAAGCTTTTATAGATGAACTCGTAAAAATTGTCGTTGCAGAGCAGATCGATCTACTCATACCAACTTGTGAAGAGATCTTTACGATTGCACAATTTCAAGATTCGTTCCCGGCAAGCTGTACGCTTCTGGCGGAACGTGCGGACCGATTGCTTCGTGTACACCATAAATTTGAGTTTATCGAATGGGCGAAGCGATTAGGTCTGCTCGTTCCAGAAACCTATTATATTGATTCGGAGGAACAGTGGTACAATCAGCTGGATGACTTGCCTGCCAATGAGAAATATATCGCCAAGCCCGTGTATACAAGGTCCTCGAGTGAGCTGATCTACTTACCTATGGACCGAGAGAAGCCGATCAATTATAAAAAGGGATGGGTTATTCAACCGTTGCTCCAAGGGGATCAGTATTGCACATATTCATTTGCTAGAAATGGAGAAGTCATCGCACATACGACGTATAAAAGTGAGTTTCGTGTTGGTGCAGGGGCAACGATATCTTTCCAACATGAGAGGCAAGAAGAAATTGAACAATGGGTTCGGGAGTTTGTTAGAAAGACGAACTGGACGGGACAAATTGCCTTTGATTTCATTTGCCATAGCGACGGCCGTTGTTATCCGATCGAGTGCAACCCGCGTTTAACGAGTGGCATTCATCTATTTCGTCACACCGCGCTGGTGGAGAAGTTTGTAACTGGTTCTGGAGGAATCCTGATACCTACTTCTAACAGGAGAGTTTCACTTATAGGAGCCATGTGTATTTTTGCGGGACAACAAGTGAAGCAACATGGTCTACGAAAATATATTCAAGCCCTGCGAGATTCAGAGGATGCGGTGTTTCATAGACAGGACTGGTGTCCGTTTATGTACCAGCTTAACGCTTCCTATCAGTTCGCCAAAATAGCAAAGCGACAAAGGATTTCAGTGCTGGAGGCAACAACGGCTGATATTGTATGGGATGGTGAGAGGCAATGA
- a CDS encoding MBL fold metallo-hydrolase, translating to MYVKLKMYTTGSCGQLEKLTNRTKPLHHVQFPARFFHLEHPTEGHILVDTGYATHFRTATSRFPYKLYAILTPIHFSDEQSAASQLQRRGIQPSEIRKILITHFHADHIAGLKDFPNATFLCSRRGYESVRGQSGLLALKKAFIPSLLPDDFESRLSFIEDYAVSQDSSIGQQLAVFETEIYDIFHDGTVVAFDLSGHAEGQMGFLCRAEQRQVLLAADGAWDSAAIRDNSPPMRVTSLILSDRSEYLETLHKLHQFHITQPTVQLIPFHCREVEGLE from the coding sequence ATGTACGTGAAACTTAAAATGTATACAACCGGGTCCTGTGGACAACTAGAGAAACTGACGAATCGGACGAAACCGCTGCATCACGTGCAATTTCCAGCGCGATTCTTTCACCTCGAACACCCGACAGAAGGTCATATACTGGTAGATACGGGCTATGCGACACATTTTCGTACGGCGACAAGCCGTTTTCCCTATAAACTGTATGCGATATTAACGCCTATTCACTTTAGCGATGAACAAAGTGCGGCGAGTCAATTGCAACGGAGGGGAATTCAGCCGTCGGAGATCCGTAAGATATTAATTACACATTTCCATGCTGACCATATTGCCGGCCTGAAGGATTTCCCGAACGCGACCTTTCTTTGCTCTAGACGCGGGTATGAGTCTGTCAGAGGACAGTCCGGTTTGCTAGCTTTAAAAAAAGCTTTTATTCCTTCTCTATTACCCGATGATTTTGAGAGCAGGTTATCATTTATAGAAGACTATGCCGTATCACAAGATTCTTCTATTGGGCAGCAGCTGGCTGTGTTCGAGACGGAAATATACGATATTTTCCATGATGGTACGGTCGTAGCTTTCGATTTGTCAGGCCATGCCGAAGGACAGATGGGATTTCTATGTAGGGCAGAGCAACGGCAAGTATTGTTGGCGGCAGATGGGGCATGGGACAGTGCGGCAATCCGCGACAATTCACCCCCAATGAGGGTGACATCGCTTATTTTGTCTGACCGAAGTGAGTATCTGGAAACATTACATAAGCTTCATCAGTTTCATATTACACAACCGACGGTTCAATTGATTCCTTTTCATTGTCGGGAAGTGGAGGGACTCGAATGA